A single window of Synechococcus sp. C9 DNA harbors:
- a CDS encoding M48 family metallopeptidase: MHMIPKAFRRKESLAPWRVPQGLRRWGVFVLLLVLSLGLVVAPVQAQRSGVPWPVLLQRGLEILQWSNLSDRQEVQLGQQIHQQLLGREFQVHNDPDLQQYITEIGQRLVGVSERPNLPYEFTLVRSPQVNAFATMGGFVYVTTGLLKSVDNEAQLAGVIGHEIGHITNRHVVRQLQQLAVAQGISTLLGTDGSRLNAVVIELALRRPRSREHELEADRSGLNYLLRSGYDARGLLEFLAKLQGQGTPPTFLSTHPAPQTRIVALREQMPANSSGGGTDPQAYRQRVLSRLP; this comes from the coding sequence ATGCACATGATACCCAAGGCATTCCGGCGCAAGGAATCCCTCGCTCCCTGGCGGGTTCCCCAAGGGCTACGGCGTTGGGGGGTATTTGTCCTACTGTTGGTTTTGAGTTTGGGCTTGGTGGTGGCACCGGTGCAGGCCCAACGGAGTGGGGTGCCCTGGCCGGTACTACTCCAACGGGGGTTAGAAATTCTGCAATGGAGCAACCTCTCCGACCGGCAGGAGGTGCAGTTGGGACAGCAAATCCATCAACAACTTCTGGGGCGGGAATTTCAGGTACATAACGACCCGGATTTGCAACAATATATCACCGAGATTGGTCAACGGCTGGTGGGGGTGAGTGAACGCCCCAATTTGCCCTACGAATTTACCCTGGTTCGCAGTCCCCAGGTGAATGCCTTTGCCACCATGGGCGGGTTTGTGTATGTGACGACGGGGCTACTCAAAAGTGTGGACAACGAGGCCCAATTGGCGGGGGTGATCGGGCATGAAATTGGGCATATCACTAATCGTCATGTGGTACGGCAGTTGCAACAGTTGGCGGTTGCCCAGGGGATTAGCACCCTGTTGGGGACGGATGGGAGTCGGTTGAATGCGGTGGTGATTGAATTGGCTCTGCGTCGCCCCCGCAGTCGGGAGCATGAACTGGAGGCGGACCGCAGTGGTTTGAATTATTTGCTCCGTTCTGGGTATGATGCCCGGGGGTTGTTGGAATTTTTGGCAAAACTCCAAGGTCAGGGCACCCCGCCCACCTTTCTCAGTACCCACCCGGCTCCCCAAACTCGCATCGTCGCCCTGCGGGAACAAATGCCTGCCAACTCATCCGGTGGGGGCACCGACCCGCAAGCCTACCGACAACGGGTGCTTAGCCGCTTGCCCTAG
- a CDS encoding AAA family ATPase, with protein MFLAIANHKGGVGKTTATLALGGLLSELGACLVVDLDPQGNLTTGLGVELGSDQPGAYHWLTGQVTSAQVIQKTASGLYLLPADGNLSRAEMELLQKSGAFYTLRDRLAGCREQFRYVLMDCPPSRGLLTINALAAADYVLIPVQCQFFALKGLSALLETVDHVQRRLNPKLHILGVLPTMAEMQTIMTQDVLNALNAQQNFPIFKPLPKSVKFPESNLAGEPIHRYTNDRRLLEPLVELVKFIQRQEKP; from the coding sequence ATGTTCCTAGCCATTGCCAATCACAAGGGTGGGGTTGGGAAAACCACTGCCACCCTAGCACTAGGGGGCTTATTGTCCGAGCTAGGAGCCTGTTTGGTGGTTGACCTCGACCCCCAGGGGAATCTCACCACTGGTTTGGGGGTGGAATTGGGTTCCGACCAGCCGGGAGCGTACCATTGGCTGACCGGGCAAGTCACCAGCGCCCAGGTGATTCAAAAAACCGCCAGCGGTCTCTATCTGTTGCCTGCCGATGGGAATCTCAGTCGGGCAGAAATGGAACTTTTACAGAAAAGTGGAGCGTTTTACACCCTGCGGGATCGGTTGGCGGGCTGTCGGGAACAGTTTCGCTATGTGTTGATGGATTGCCCTCCCAGCCGGGGACTCCTGACGATCAATGCCCTCGCCGCCGCTGACTATGTACTGATTCCCGTCCAGTGCCAATTTTTTGCGCTCAAAGGGCTGTCGGCACTCTTGGAAACCGTGGACCACGTCCAACGCCGCCTGAATCCCAAATTACATATCCTGGGGGTGTTACCCACGATGGCGGAAATGCAAACGATCATGACTCAAGATGTCCTAAATGCCCTCAACGCCCAGCAAAATTTTCCGATCTTCAAACCCCTCCCCAAATCCGTGAAATTTCCCGAATCCAACCTGGCTGGGGAACCGATTCATCGTTACACCAACGACCGCCGCCTCCTGGAACCCCTGGTGGAATTGGTCAAATTTATTCAACGGCAGGAAAAACCGTGA
- a CDS encoding CHAT domain-containing protein codes for MSTNSGTIIYQGTGAGSAPGVLRISEFGSTFVSNGEDKNNLLAFIGNTITLSDVTDKSTKVLRTELDVATEEGIFSLDVAFGAEFANYLGVKAANTLRSAADVQTLLQNIYKQTGRKTAIVYWVLDQINLSIVMLTPGIPQGVAQNQGIVVASVDLATGLVQQPKTAPLIYRGVPSARRDEVFRVISRFRNQLSDRRWVGGKEYLKDAQTLYRWLIEPIAPELQAQGIDTLLVVPDRGIRLLPLAALHDGKQFLIEKYNLAMTPSVNLISTRYRSLQGAEVLAMGASTFANENPLPSVPTELKTITSVWPGRYFLNQDFTPERLIQERKSGQFRMVHLATHATFKPGDLRDSYIVFGNNQNLPVTQLPQLSLQGVELLTLGACRTLIGDITDPTVEFGFAGLAVKTGVQTAVASLWNVDDTSTFALMAEFYTNLQSTPIKAEALRQAQLALLRGQTKVEGPQLRLVTRSGQSIPLPSELAQVKGLDFAHPYFWSGFSMIGSPW; via the coding sequence GTGAGTACGAACAGCGGCACAATCATTTACCAAGGCACGGGAGCTGGAAGTGCGCCGGGGGTTCTCCGTATTTCTGAATTTGGTTCCACGTTCGTCAGCAATGGTGAGGACAAGAATAATCTTCTCGCTTTCATTGGCAATACCATCACTTTGAGTGATGTCACCGATAAAAGTACCAAAGTTCTCAGGACAGAACTGGACGTGGCAACCGAGGAGGGGATTTTCTCCCTGGATGTGGCCTTCGGTGCGGAGTTTGCCAACTATTTGGGGGTGAAAGCCGCCAATACCCTGCGTTCCGCTGCGGATGTCCAGACTCTTTTACAAAACATCTACAAACAAACGGGGCGCAAAACGGCTATTGTCTATTGGGTGTTGGATCAAATCAACCTAAGTATCGTAATGCTCACCCCAGGCATTCCCCAAGGCGTTGCCCAAAACCAGGGCATCGTGGTGGCCTCGGTTGATTTGGCAACAGGTCTGGTTCAGCAACCGAAAACTGCACCGCTTATCTATCGGGGAGTGCCCAGTGCCCGCCGGGATGAAGTTTTCAGGGTGATCAGTCGCTTCCGCAACCAGCTGTCTGACCGTCGCTGGGTGGGGGGCAAAGAATACCTCAAAGATGCGCAAACCCTCTACCGCTGGCTAATTGAGCCGATTGCGCCAGAATTGCAAGCGCAAGGGATTGATACCCTACTGGTGGTACCGGATAGGGGGATTCGCCTCCTGCCGTTGGCCGCTCTCCATGACGGTAAGCAATTTCTAATTGAGAAATACAATCTGGCGATGACCCCCAGTGTCAACCTGATTTCCACCCGCTATCGCTCCCTCCAGGGTGCCGAGGTATTGGCGATGGGTGCTTCCACCTTTGCCAATGAAAACCCCCTGCCCTCTGTGCCGACGGAACTGAAGACCATTACCAGCGTCTGGCCGGGTCGCTATTTCCTCAACCAAGACTTTACCCCAGAGCGGTTGATCCAAGAGCGCAAGTCGGGGCAATTTCGGATGGTGCATTTGGCCACCCACGCCACCTTCAAACCTGGGGATTTGCGTGATTCTTACATTGTATTTGGCAACAATCAGAACCTGCCCGTCACCCAATTGCCCCAACTCTCCCTACAGGGAGTAGAATTACTGACCTTGGGGGCGTGTCGCACACTGATCGGAGACATAACTGACCCAACGGTAGAATTTGGCTTTGCGGGTTTGGCGGTGAAAACCGGTGTGCAAACCGCAGTGGCCTCGCTATGGAATGTGGATGATACCTCCACTTTTGCTTTGATGGCAGAATTTTACACCAACCTCCAGAGTACCCCGATTAAAGCAGAAGCTCTACGGCAAGCCCAACTGGCATTACTACGGGGTCAAACCAAAGTGGAAGGACCACAACTACGATTGGTGACCCGGAGCGGCCAGAGCATTCCTTTGCCCTCAGAACTGGCTCAAGTGAAAGGACTAGACTTTGCCCACCCCTACTTCTGGTCTGGGTTTAGTATGATTGGTAGCCCCTGGTAA
- a CDS encoding IS5 family transposase — protein sequence MAYSSDLSDAEWEIVEPLLLELLPKKKKTRPPKWTNRQIINGILYQLKNGCNWCDLPRDLPPYSTVYWHYKQWRAAGVLTELMHRLHQQVREQVKKKSQWTTLIIIDSQAVKNTCNASIDSKGYCFYKATNGIKRHLAVDTLGFPFFTHCTPANVSDDVGLVEMLTLNMDYFRAEPVTIPKITILLDRGYHINFLIKKLEQIYPQIMTKIRFELSRKPSKQKKSGFVPVTARWVIERSNAWMERCKSLVKNFERTLTHAVTKINLQSFKCLWDTVEPHLP from the coding sequence ATGGCGTATTCCAGCGACCTTAGTGATGCAGAATGGGAGATTGTTGAACCGCTGTTATTGGAATTGCTACCTAAGAAGAAAAAAACTCGTCCCCCGAAATGGACAAATAGACAAATCATTAATGGCATCTTGTATCAACTCAAAAATGGTTGTAATTGGTGCGACTTACCTAGAGACTTACCCCCTTATTCAACTGTTTACTGGCACTATAAACAATGGCGAGCCGCTGGAGTATTGACCGAGTTGATGCACAGATTGCACCAACAGGTACGAGAGCAGGTTAAAAAAAAATCCCAATGGACAACCCTAATCATCATTGACTCCCAAGCGGTAAAAAATACTTGTAATGCGAGTATTGATTCTAAAGGATATTGTTTTTACAAAGCTACTAATGGTATCAAGCGACATTTGGCTGTAGATACCCTTGGATTTCCTTTTTTCACTCATTGTACGCCTGCCAATGTATCGGATGATGTGGGATTAGTGGAAATGTTGACCCTAAATATGGATTATTTTAGGGCTGAGCCGGTGACGATTCCCAAAATTACAATTTTGTTAGACCGGGGTTATCATATTAACTTTTTAATCAAAAAATTAGAGCAGATTTATCCACAAATTATGACCAAAATCCGCTTTGAATTGTCAAGGAAGCCGTCAAAACAAAAGAAATCAGGCTTTGTGCCTGTGACGGCTAGGTGGGTGATTGAGCGGTCGAATGCTTGGATGGAGCGGTGCAAGAGTCTGGTCAAGAACTTTGAACGAACTCTGACCCATGCCGTCACCAAAATAAACCTACAGTCTTTTAAGTGCTTATGGGATACAGTTGAACCCCACTTGCCGTAA
- the wecB gene encoding UDP-N-acetylglucosamine 2-epimerase (non-hydrolyzing): protein MISMPLPLAIVLGTRPEAIKLAPVIQVLRQNPHWQVTVITTGQHREMVAQIFSWFDLQCDYDLEIMQPGQTLEQITCRTLERLSPLLKTLQPRLVLVQGDTTTAFAAALASFYQRLPIGHVEAGLRTDDLFSPYPEEANRRLISQIAQLHFAPTPLAVQYLEQSRVTGQIHHTGNTVIDALLQVAAQQPDCPIPGLDWQKYRVLLATVHRREHWGEPLARIAQAFLGILAQVPDTALVLPLHPNPQVQAILKPALADHPRIFLTPPLDYPQLVAVLQKCYLVLTDSGGIQEEAPALGKPVLVLRDTTERPEAIAAGTAALVGTDTDKIITKAVELLREPQQYAQMANAVNPFGDGKAAQRIDKIITEYLT from the coding sequence ATTATTTCCATGCCCTTACCCCTGGCGATTGTCCTGGGCACCCGCCCGGAAGCCATTAAACTTGCGCCTGTGATTCAGGTTTTACGCCAAAACCCCCACTGGCAGGTCACGGTGATTACGACCGGCCAACATCGGGAAATGGTCGCTCAAATCTTCAGTTGGTTTGATTTACAGTGTGATTACGATTTGGAAATTATGCAACCGGGGCAAACCCTGGAGCAAATTACCTGTCGGACGCTGGAACGGTTGTCCCCTTTGCTGAAAACCCTCCAACCCCGGTTGGTACTGGTGCAGGGGGATACGACCACGGCATTTGCGGCGGCGCTGGCGAGTTTTTATCAACGCCTTCCCATCGGTCATGTGGAAGCGGGGTTACGCACGGACGACCTGTTCAGCCCCTACCCGGAAGAGGCAAACCGCCGACTGATTTCCCAGATTGCCCAGTTGCATTTTGCCCCCACCCCCCTGGCAGTGCAGTACCTGGAACAATCCCGGGTGACTGGACAGATTCATCACACTGGCAATACGGTGATTGATGCCCTGTTGCAGGTGGCGGCGCAACAGCCCGATTGCCCCATCCCTGGTTTGGATTGGCAAAAGTACCGGGTACTGCTGGCGACAGTGCATCGCCGGGAACATTGGGGGGAACCCCTGGCTCGGATTGCTCAGGCGTTTTTGGGGATTCTGGCGCAGGTGCCGGATACCGCCCTGGTACTGCCACTCCATCCCAATCCCCAGGTGCAAGCGATACTCAAGCCCGCCCTGGCCGACCATCCCCGCATTTTTTTGACCCCGCCCCTGGACTACCCGCAACTGGTGGCTGTCCTGCAAAAGTGTTACCTGGTGCTCACCGACTCTGGCGGCATTCAGGAGGAAGCCCCTGCCCTGGGTAAACCGGTTTTGGTCCTGCGGGACACGACGGAACGCCCGGAGGCCATTGCGGCAGGAACGGCGGCACTGGTGGGAACCGATACAGACAAAATTATTACCAAAGCCGTGGAATTGCTCCGGGAACCCCAGCAGTACGCTCAGATGGCGAATGCGGTGAACCCGTTTGGGGATGGCAAAGCGGCCCAACGTATTGATAAAATTATTACAGAATACTTAACTTAA
- the radA gene encoding DNA repair protein RadA, giving the protein MAKSRSHYICRECGAEYSQYFGQCRNCGTWNSLDEVAVLPERGRKSRSGGIAQPRQALPLSQVSDQDWQRLSTGSGEFDRVLGGGIVPGSLVLVAGDAGIGKSTLLLQTLAALAGQMPVLYVCAEESAQQVKLRAKRLTTAADGEQLYLLAETQLEAILAELDSLHPPVAVIDSIQALMYSALTSAPGSVAQVRECTAALMRVAKQNHTALFIVGHITKEGAIAGPKVLEHLVDTVLYFEGDAFANFRLLRAGKNRFGPSYELGIFEMTPQGLKEVTNPSVLFLSHRESPAPGVATIVACEASRPLLVEIQALVSPTSYGTPRRVATGIDYNRLVQILAVLEKHLGVPLAKFDVYVASAGGLGVSEPAADLGIALAVMASFRNCLVEPQTVLIGELGLSGQIRPVQQLETRLKEAVKLGFQRAIIPMNNTEAIPGLALIPVQRILAAILAALPAAAGG; this is encoded by the coding sequence ATGGCAAAAAGCCGCAGTCACTACATTTGCCGGGAATGTGGGGCGGAGTACAGCCAGTATTTTGGCCAGTGCCGCAACTGTGGGACGTGGAATAGTTTGGATGAGGTGGCGGTGCTCCCAGAGCGGGGGCGGAAATCTCGCAGTGGGGGGATAGCGCAACCCCGGCAGGCTTTGCCCTTGTCCCAGGTGAGCGACCAGGATTGGCAACGGTTGTCCACGGGTTCGGGGGAGTTTGACCGGGTGTTGGGGGGCGGCATTGTCCCCGGTTCCCTGGTGCTGGTGGCGGGGGATGCGGGGATCGGCAAGTCAACGTTGTTATTACAAACGCTGGCGGCTTTGGCAGGGCAGATGCCGGTTTTATACGTCTGTGCGGAGGAGTCGGCGCAACAGGTGAAATTGCGGGCCAAGCGGTTGACCACGGCGGCGGATGGGGAGCAGTTGTACCTACTGGCGGAAACCCAGTTGGAGGCAATCTTGGCGGAATTGGACAGTCTGCATCCCCCGGTGGCGGTGATTGACAGTATTCAAGCCCTGATGTATTCGGCTTTGACTTCGGCTCCGGGTTCGGTGGCGCAGGTGCGGGAATGTACGGCGGCGTTGATGCGGGTAGCCAAGCAAAATCACACGGCGTTATTTATTGTTGGACATATTACCAAGGAGGGGGCAATTGCCGGGCCAAAAGTATTGGAGCATTTGGTGGATACGGTGCTGTATTTTGAGGGGGATGCGTTTGCCAATTTTCGCTTGTTACGGGCGGGGAAAAATCGCTTTGGCCCCAGTTATGAATTGGGCATTTTTGAAATGACCCCACAGGGCTTAAAAGAAGTCACGAATCCTTCGGTTTTATTCCTCAGTCATCGGGAATCGCCAGCGCCGGGAGTGGCCACGATTGTTGCCTGCGAAGCCAGCCGTCCCCTACTTGTAGAAATTCAAGCATTAGTTAGCCCCACCAGCTATGGCACGCCCCGGCGGGTGGCCACGGGTATTGATTACAATCGGTTGGTGCAAATTTTAGCAGTGTTAGAAAAACATCTGGGCGTTCCCCTGGCGAAATTTGATGTGTATGTGGCTTCGGCGGGGGGGTTGGGGGTGTCGGAACCGGCGGCAGATTTGGGCATTGCTTTGGCGGTGATGGCCAGTTTTCGCAATTGTTTGGTCGAGCCGCAAACCGTGTTAATTGGGGAACTGGGTTTAAGTGGGCAAATCCGGCCGGTGCAACAGTTAGAAACCCGGCTGAAGGAAGCGGTGAAATTGGGCTTTCAACGGGCGATTATTCCTATGAATAACACTGAGGCTATCCCTGGGTTGGCACTGATCCCGGTACAGCGGATTTTGGCGGCGATTTTGGCGGCACTACCAGCGGCGGCAGGGGGTTAA
- the aroC gene encoding chorismate synthase: MGNTFGHLFRVTTFGESHGGAVGVVVDGCPPRLPLEVAEIQAELDRRRPGQSKITTPRQELDRCEILSGVFEGQTLGTPILLLVKNQDARSQDYQEMASTFRPSHADATYQAKYGIRNWQGGGRASARETIGRVAAGAIAKKILRQVAGTEILAYVERVKDVQACVDPERVTLAEIESNILRCPDPEMAAQAIDLIDTYRKEGNSVGGVVGCVARSVPVGLGAPVFDKLEADLAKAVMSLPASKGFEIGSGFAGTMLTGREHNDEFYRDEQGRIRTRTNRSGGIQGGISNGETIYLRVAFKPTATILQPQATVTQDAEEVVLTPRGRHDPCVLPRAVPMVEAMVALVLCDHLLRHQAQCRIWE, translated from the coding sequence ATGGGGAATACATTTGGGCATTTGTTTCGGGTCACGACCTTTGGGGAGTCCCACGGGGGGGCGGTGGGGGTGGTCGTCGATGGCTGTCCGCCCCGTTTGCCTTTGGAGGTGGCGGAGATTCAGGCGGAACTGGACCGGCGGCGGCCGGGGCAAAGCAAAATTACCACACCCCGCCAGGAACTGGATCGGTGTGAAATTCTCTCCGGGGTGTTTGAGGGGCAAACGCTCGGCACACCAATTTTGCTCCTGGTGAAAAATCAGGATGCTCGTAGCCAGGACTATCAGGAAATGGCCAGCACGTTTCGCCCTTCCCATGCGGATGCCACCTATCAGGCCAAGTACGGTATTCGCAATTGGCAGGGGGGGGGACGGGCTTCTGCCAGGGAAACGATTGGGCGGGTGGCGGCCGGGGCGATTGCCAAAAAAATTCTGCGCCAGGTGGCGGGGACGGAAATTTTGGCTTACGTGGAGCGGGTGAAGGATGTGCAGGCCTGCGTTGACCCCGAACGGGTGACACTGGCGGAGATTGAGAGCAATATTCTGCGCTGTCCGGACCCGGAAATGGCCGCCCAAGCCATTGATTTGATTGACACCTACCGCAAGGAGGGCAATTCCGTCGGGGGGGTGGTGGGCTGTGTGGCCCGCTCGGTGCCGGTGGGGTTGGGGGCACCCGTATTTGACAAGTTGGAGGCGGATTTAGCCAAGGCGGTGATGTCTCTGCCTGCCAGCAAAGGGTTTGAAATCGGCTCTGGGTTTGCGGGCACGATGCTGACTGGGCGGGAACACAACGACGAATTTTACCGGGATGAGCAGGGCCGGATTCGCACCCGTACCAACCGCTCCGGGGGCATCCAGGGGGGCATCAGCAACGGCGAAACGATCTATCTGCGGGTGGCGTTCAAACCTACGGCGACCATTTTGCAACCCCAGGCGACGGTCACCCAAGACGCTGAGGAGGTGGTACTGACACCGAGAGGCCGGCACGACCCTTGCGTGTTACCCCGGGCGGTACCGATGGTGGAGGCGATGGTTGCCCTGGTGCTCTGTGACCACTTGCTCCGCCATCAGGCGCAATGCCGCATCTGGGAGTAA
- a CDS encoding RNA methyltransferase, with product MNRPSVRIILVEPAGELNVGAVARVMKNFASRELILVQPRCDWLGERARRMAVHAPEILTQAQVVPDLTTALTGCHRAVATLGRNPPGEPLKQVLPWLLADTEPVALVFGPEERGLTWAELQLTQRQVTLPTSPEYHSLNLAQAVGICLYEIYQYQQECSPTNPPPTLSVPLDVLEDYLRDLEDLLLTVGYLYPHTRERRMAKIRHLLYRATPTPAELALLRGMIRQIRWAMGREP from the coding sequence ATGAATAGGCCATCCGTGCGAATTATTCTGGTCGAACCGGCGGGGGAATTGAATGTGGGAGCCGTCGCCCGAGTGATGAAAAACTTTGCCAGCCGGGAACTGATTTTAGTACAACCCCGGTGTGATTGGTTAGGGGAAAGGGCACGGCGGATGGCGGTTCATGCCCCGGAAATCCTCACCCAGGCGCAGGTGGTGCCTGACCTGACCACAGCCCTAACCGGTTGTCATCGAGCGGTGGCCACCCTCGGACGCAATCCCCCCGGGGAACCCCTCAAACAGGTCTTGCCCTGGTTGTTGGCAGATACAGAGCCGGTGGCACTGGTCTTTGGCCCGGAGGAGCGGGGACTCACCTGGGCGGAACTGCAATTGACCCAACGGCAGGTGACCTTGCCCACCAGTCCCGAGTATCATTCCCTGAATTTAGCGCAGGCGGTGGGGATTTGCCTGTACGAAATTTATCAGTACCAGCAGGAATGTTCCCCAACCAACCCGCCCCCCACCCTATCCGTGCCCCTGGACGTGCTAGAGGATTATCTGCGGGATTTAGAAGATTTGTTACTCACCGTGGGCTACCTCTACCCCCACACCCGGGAACGGCGCATGGCCAAAATCCGCCACCTCCTGTACCGGGCGACTCCCACCCCGGCAGAACTGGCTTTGTTGCGGGGCATGATCCGGCAAATCCGCTGGGCAATGGGACGGGAACCTTAA
- a CDS encoding LuxR C-terminal-related transcriptional regulator yields MADSETLKRQPPPRSVLSEREIEIVELVAAGLKNQDIAERLEISKRTVDNHISNILTKTATENRVALVRWALQSGKVCVDGVNCCIIPE; encoded by the coding sequence ATGGCAGATTCAGAAACCTTAAAACGTCAACCGCCCCCCCGTTCTGTCCTCTCCGAACGGGAAATTGAAATTGTGGAATTGGTAGCCGCTGGCTTAAAAAACCAGGACATAGCCGAACGCCTGGAAATCAGCAAACGCACCGTGGACAACCACATCAGCAACATTCTCACCAAAACCGCCACCGAAAACCGGGTCGCCCTGGTACGTTGGGCATTACAATCCGGCAAAGTCTGCGTGGATGGGGTCAACTGCTGTATCATCCCGGAATGA
- a CDS encoding tetratricopeptide repeat protein, with the protein MIWPLLLSVSAGLVGTPVLAQTPPMRVPAVQQNVNQLLRQGRELVRQGNLTAALAVYQRVAELSPDNGAVFAAIGYIHTQQRNWPAALTAYQRAVTLSPKNADFFNALALVQAELGEYLEASGSYNRSLRLNARQVTAYLGLAATQERLGNPQASLATLGRGLVLNPKSVALHEALGRVWLKTEQPERALDTLTRAAQLAPRNTTIQRLIALSWALKGDTPRAKQLLFNALALNPQDAEIYFQLAKLQETTGDLPGAIRTYELAVQLQPARAYTALGQLYIQQQNWEQAVLAYRQVIQLEPELAIAHHQLGFALHRQQKNVEAESVLLTARSLYQRQENATGLSQVEQLLSEVKPPPKSKIKPSKRPESAEPLPYDGY; encoded by the coding sequence ATGATCTGGCCACTTTTACTCAGCGTTAGTGCCGGGCTGGTGGGTACCCCGGTGTTGGCGCAAACCCCGCCGATGCGGGTGCCTGCGGTTCAGCAAAATGTCAACCAACTCCTGCGGCAGGGGCGGGAACTGGTTCGCCAGGGGAATCTCACCGCCGCCTTGGCAGTGTACCAACGGGTAGCGGAATTGTCCCCGGATAATGGGGCGGTTTTTGCGGCCATTGGCTACATCCACACCCAACAGAGGAACTGGCCCGCCGCCCTGACTGCCTACCAACGGGCCGTCACCCTCAGCCCCAAAAATGCCGACTTTTTCAACGCCCTGGCCCTGGTGCAGGCGGAACTGGGGGAATATCTGGAAGCCAGCGGCAGTTACAATCGGAGTTTACGCTTAAATGCCCGGCAAGTGACCGCCTATCTGGGCTTAGCCGCCACCCAGGAACGCCTGGGCAATCCCCAAGCCAGTTTGGCAACCTTGGGGCGGGGCCTGGTGCTGAACCCCAAATCCGTGGCGCTCCACGAAGCCCTGGGACGGGTCTGGCTGAAAACCGAACAACCGGAACGGGCCTTGGATACCCTCACCCGAGCCGCCCAACTCGCCCCCCGCAACACCACCATCCAGCGGTTGATCGCCCTCAGTTGGGCCTTAAAAGGGGACACCCCCCGCGCCAAACAACTCCTGTTCAACGCCCTCGCCCTCAACCCCCAGGACGCAGAAATTTACTTCCAACTGGCGAAACTCCAGGAAACCACCGGCGACCTGCCCGGCGCCATCCGCACCTATGAACTGGCCGTCCAACTCCAACCCGCCCGTGCCTACACCGCCCTGGGGCAGTTGTACATCCAACAGCAAAACTGGGAACAAGCCGTGCTCGCCTACCGCCAGGTGATCCAACTGGAGCCAGAATTAGCCATCGCCCACCACCAATTGGGGTTCGCCCTGCACCGCCAACAGAAAAATGTGGAAGCCGAAAGCGTCCTGCTCACCGCCCGGAGCCTCTACCAACGGCAGGAGAATGCCACCGGTCTCAGCCAGGTCGAACAACTGCTCAGCGAGGTCAAGCCCCCACCCAAATCGAAAATCAAACCAAGTAAAAGACCAGAATCTGCGGAACCCTTGCCCTATGATGGGTATTAA